The window GCGATCTCTGTCAGCTGGTCGGCTCGGCCGGCGACAACCTCGCGACCAACGTGCTGCTGCGCCGGGTGGGTCTGGAGACGGTGCGTGAGACCGCCGCCCTGCTGGAGCTCCGTGACACCGCGCTGCTCGACCGGGTCCGCGACCACCGCGGTCCGGACGATCCGGCCACGCCGTCCACCGGCACCGCGGTCGAGCTGGCCCGGCTGATGGCCGCGATGGCGGTCCGCCGCCTGATCGACCCCGACGTCTCGCAGCTGATGCTCGGCTGGCTGGCCGACCGGTCGGACCTGTCGATGGTGCCCGCCGGCTGGGGATGGGACCCGTTGGCGCACACCGCCCGCGGCGCGCCGGTCCGGCTGCACCACACGACCGGCGTCGACGCCGGCGTCCGCTGCGACGTCGGGGTCGTCGTCGGCCCCTGGCGCACCGTCGCCTACGCCGTGCTCGCCGACTGGGACCCGGCCGGCCCGGACCGGCTCCCGGAGGTGCTGGCCGGGATGCGTGACGTCGGCGGGGAACTCCGCGCCCTCGTCTTCTGACCCCGGCCGCGCCCGCGCCCGGCACCCGGCTGTTCCTCCGGCCGCGGCACGCGGCAGCAGGCCCCGGCAGGTCCCACGCGCGCGGAGCCGGCCCCGGCCGTGCCGTTCACCCGGCCGCACCGCGCCCGGCCGCCGGCCCCGGCGGTGCTGTCCTCCAGCGGCGTCGGGAGGTTCCGCGGCGCGGCGCGGGCACAGCGGCGACGCGGTGGCAGGGTGCCGGATGCGGGCCGTCACGCTCCGCGCCGGACGCGCCACACCCGGTACGGCCGTCGGATCCCCGCTGGTAGACTCAGCGGTTGGGTTCGGCTGCAGTCCGTGGCTGCCGACACCGTCCACCCCCCGGCACACGTCCGGAGCGGGACGATCACGGTACAGAAACACAAGGAGTTGGCGTGGCACTGACCACCGACCAGAAAAAGGGCATTCTCGCCGAGTACGGCCTGCATGACACCGACACCGGTTCGGCCGAGGCCCAGGTGGCCCTGCTGACCAAGCGGATCGCCGACCTGACGGAGCACCTGAAGGAGCACAAGCACGACCACCACACCCGTCGGGGCCTGCTGGGCCTCGTGGGTAAGCGTCGTCGCCTGCTGCGCTACCTGCAGACCGTCGACATCGCGCGATACCGCAGCCTGATCGAGCGCCTCGGCCTGCGCCGATAGCTCACCCGGCTGGGCGGCGACCCGCCGCCCAGCCGAACGCTCCCGGCCCACCGCGTGTCGCACGTCAGACCCGCGCCGGTCCTCGGTAGTGGCCCCCGGACCCCGTCCGGCGGCTTCGATCGATGATCGGCCCCGCTGACAGGCACCGGTGGACGGAGTGACTCACCGTCCCACCAAGGAGATACATGTCAGACGACACCGCTCTGAGCGCCACCGCTGTCCTGGACAACGGCGCCCACGGCACCCGCACCATCCGCTTCGAGACCGGGCGTCTCGCCCAGCAGGCCGCCGGCTCCGTCGCCGCCTACCTGGACGAGGACACCATGCTGCTGAGCGCCACCAGCGCCGGCAAGCACCCGAAGGAGCAGTTCGACTTCTTCCCGCTCACCATCGACGTCGAGGAGCGGATGTACGCCGCGGGCCGCATCCCCGGCTCGTTCTTCCGTCGTGAGGGCCGCCCCTCCGAGGACGCCATCCTCACCTGCCGCCTCATCGACCGCCCGCTGCGTCCGTCCTTCGCCGACGGCCTGCGCAACGAGATCCAGGTCGTCATCACGGTCATGGCCCTGAACCCGGACGTGCTGTACGACGTCCTGGCCATCAACGCCGCGTCCGCGTCCACCCAGATCGCCGGCCTGCCGTTCTCCGGCCCCGTCGCCGGTGTGCGCGTCGCCCTCATCGGCTCCCAGTGGGTCGCCTTCCCGACGCACTCGCAGCTGGAGAAGGCCGTGTTCGACATGGTCGTCGCCGGCCGGTTGGTGGGAGACGGCGACGACAGCGACATCGCCATCATGATGGTGGAGGCCGAGGCCACCGCCGACGCCTACACCCTGATCGGCGAGGGCGCGACCGCCCCCACCGAGGAGATCGTCGCCCAGGGCCTGGAGGCGGCGAAGCCGTTCCTGCGCCAGCTGGTGCAGGCGCAGCAGGAGCTGGCCGCCCAGTCCTCCAAGGAGACCGGCGACTTCAAGCTGTTCCCGGCCTACCAGAGCGACGTCTTCGACGCCGTCAACGAGATCGTCGGTGCCTCCGTCGCCGAGGCGCAGGCCATCGCCGGCAAGCACGAGCGTGAGGCCCGGGTCGACGAGATCAAGGCCGACCTGCTGACCCAGCTCGGTGACCGCTTCGCCGGCCGCGAGGCCGAGATCGGCAAGGCCTACCAGGCGGTCAACAAGAAGACCGTCCGCAACCGCATCATCACCGAGCAGGTCCGTATCGACGGCCGCGGCCTGTCCGACATCCGGACCCTGTCCGCCGAGGTCGGCTACTTACCGCGCGTCCACGGTTCGGCGCTGTTCGAGCGCGGCGAGACCCAGATCCTGGGTGTCACCACGCTGAACATGCTCCGTATGGAGCAGCAGCTGGACACGCTCTCCCCGGAGACGCGCAAGCGCTACATGCACAACTACAACTTCCCGCCGTACTCCACCGGTGAGACCGGCCGGGTCGGCTCGCCGAAGCGGCGCGAGATCGGCCACGGAGCGCTCGCCGAGCGCGCCCTGGTGCCGGTGCTGCCGTCGAAGCAGGAGTTCCCCTACGCGATCCGCCAGGTGTCGGAGGCGTTGGGCTCCAACGGTTCCACCTCGATGGGTTCGGTCTGTGCCTCGACGCTGTCGCTGCTCAACGCCGGTGTGCCGCTGAAGGCCCCGGTCGCCGGCATCGCCATGGGTCTGGTGTCGTCCGAGATCGACGGTGAGACCAAGTACGTCGCGCTGACCGACATCCTGGGAGCCGAGGACGCCTTCGGCGACATGGACTTCAAGGTCGCCGGCACCCGCCAGTTCGTCACCGCGCTGCAGCTGGACACCAAGCTCGACGGCATCCCCTCGGATGTCCTCAAGGCCGCCCTGTCGCAGGCCAAGGACGCGCGGTTGACCATCCTCGACGTCATGAACGAGGCGATCGACGAGCCCGACGAGATGAGCGTCCACGCGCCGCGCATCACCTCGGTCAAGATCCCGGTCGACAAGATCGGCGAGCTCATCGGGCCGAAGGGCAAGATGATCAACTCGATCACCGAGCAGACCGGCGCCGACATCGCCATCGAGGACGACGGCACCGTCTACGTCTCCGCGGCCTCGGGAGAGTCCGCGCAGGCCGCGATCGACATCATCAACTCGATCGCGAATCCGCAGCTGCCCAAGGTCGGCGAGCGCTTCCTCGGCACCGTCGTGAAGACGACCGCCTTCGGCGCGTTCGTGTCGCTCCTTCCGGGACGTGACGGCCTCGTGCACATCTCGAAGCTCGGCAGCGGCAAGCGGATCTCCAAGGTCGAGGACGTCGTGAACGTCGGCGACAAGCTGCAGGTCGAGATCGCCGAGATCGACGCCCGCGGCAAAATCAGCCTCGTGCCGGTGGCCGCCGATGCGCCGGCGGCCGCCGACGCGGACGCGGTCTCGGCCAACTGAGACACCCGTACCTCGTACTGACATCGACAACGCCACCATCGTGACGCCGCGTACCCGGACCAAGGTCCTCGAACGTTCGCCCGATGGTGGCGTTGTCATGTTCTCGGAGGTTCCCGGCGGCCTGCGGGTGATCACCGAGAGCGTCCCCGGTTCCCGCAGCGCGTCGGTGGGGATCTGGGTCGGCGTCGGCTCGATCGACGAGACCCCCCGGCTGTCCGGGGCGTCGCACTTCCTGGAACACCTTCTCTTCAAGGGCACCTCGACCCGATCGGGCCGTGACATCTCGATCGCGGTCGACGCGGTCGGGGGCGACCTCAACGCCTTCACCTCGCACGAGTACACCTGCTACTACGCGCACGTGCTCGCCGCCGAAGCGCAGATGGCCGTCGAGCTGGTCTGCGACGTCGTGCTGGACGCCAGCATCGCCCGTGCGGACGTGGACGTCGAGCGGCAGGTGATCCTCGAGGAGATCGCCATGCGCGACGACGATCCCGAGGACGTCCTCAACGACATGTTCTCTTCGACCGTCTTCACCGGTGAGCTTCTCGAGCGCCCGGTCATCGGCACCGTCGAGACCATCGAGCAACTGTCCCGCAGTCAGATCGCCGGGTACTACCGCCGGCGCTACGAGCCGTCGCGGATGGTCGTGTCGGTGGCCGGCGGCATCCAGCACACCGACGTGCTGCGCTGGGTCCGCAAGGCCTTCGGGCCCTACCTGTCGACCGGGACCGCGCCTGTCGCACCGCGTCTCGGTGCCGTCCGCGGGACCCCCCGGGGCGGCGCGCTGACCGTCATCGAACGCGACACGGAGCAGGCCCACCTGTGTGTCGGCGTCCGTGCCCTCGGGCGTGCCGATCCGCGCCGTCACGCGCTCGCCGTGTGGTCGACGGCCATGGGCGGCGGGATGAGTTCCCGGCTGTTCCGTGAGATCCGCGAGGAACGCGGACTCGCCTACTCCTGCTACACCTCGACCTCGGCCTACGCCGGTACCGGGTCGTTCTCCGTCTACGTCGGCTGCCAGCCCGAGAACCTCGCCGAGGCGGTCGATGTCGTCCGGCACGAACTGACCGTCGCCCGTGACGGCCTGACCGACGAGGAGATCACCCGGGCCAAGGGCCAGCTCGTCGGTTCGACCATCCTGGGCCTGGAGGACAGCGAGTCCAAGATGAGCCGGATCGGCAAGAACGAGCTGGTCCGCGGCCGCTACCGCTCCGTACAGGACGAATTGGACGCGATCACCGCGGTCACCGCCGACGAGGTCCTGGCCATCTCGCGTGACCTGCTCGCCCGCCCGGTCAGCGCCGGGCTGGTCGGCCCGTACGCCCGCGACTCGGACACGCCGGCGGCGCTGCGCGCGCTGATCGCCGGCGGGATCGGACTCTGACATGACGACGTCGACGCCGCAGAAGGTGGGTGTGCTCGGTGCCACCGGCCGGATGGGTACCGTGACCTGCGAGACCATCGCCGCGGCCGAGGATCTCGAACTCGTCGCCGCGGTCGGCCGCGGGCCGGGATCGCTGCAGGCGCTGGTGGACGCCGGTGCCGAGGTGGTCGTCGAGTTCACCCATCCCGACGTGGTCATGGCCAACGTCGAGTTCCTCGTCTCGCACGGGATCTCGGTGGTCGTCGGCACGTCCGGCATCAGTGCCGACCGGCAGCGGGAGATGGCGGGCTGGCTCGACGGCCGGCCGGGGGTGGCCGTCGTCGTCGTCCCCAACTTCGCCATCGGCGCGGTGCTGGCCATGCGTTTCGCGCGCGAGGCGGCCCGGTTCTTCGCCGGGGTCGAGATCATCGAGTTGCACCACGCCGGCAAGGTCGACGCCCCCTCCGGTGCGGCCGCGGCGACCGTCCAGGGCGTCGCGGAGGCCCGCGAGGCCGCCGGCTGCGCCCCGATCCCGGACGCCACCGAGAGCGACCCGCACGGGGCCCGGGGGGCCGTCCGCGACGGGGGGGTGCACGTGCACTCGGTCCGGTTGCCCGGACTCGTGGCGCACCAGGAGGTGCTGCTGGGCAACGAAGGCGAACTGCTGACCATCAGGCACGACTCGATGCACCGTTCGTCGTTCATGCCGGGGGTGCTGACCGCCGTCCGTGCCGCCGCCGGGCGCCCGGGCCTGACCGTCGGCCTCGAACCGTTGCTCGGCCTGTGAACCCCCGCCTCGTCGTCGCGCTGCTGTCCGCGGCGCTGATCGCCTACTTCGTGCTCATCGGCGACAAGGCACTCATCCTGTTCAAGGACGGCAGCCCGGCCACGATCGGCCTCGGCGTGGCCGCCCTGCTGATGCCGCTGATCGGCGCGATCCTGCTGTACTTCGAGTTGCGGTTCGGTTGGCGCACCCAGCAACTCGGTCGGCGCCTGGGCGACGAGGGAGGCCTGCCGGAACAGCCGGACCTGCCCACGCGGCCGTCCGGCCGGATCGACAAGGCCGCCGCCCTCCCGCATTTCGAGAAGGCACGGATCGAAGCCGAGAACGACCCGGAGAACTGGCGGGTGTGGTTCCGGCTGGCCGACGCCTACGACCTGGCCGGCGACCGCAAGCGGGCCCGCGCGGCGATGCGCACCGCGATCGAGCTCGAAGCCCGGCGCTCCTGACCGATCCGTCCGCGGCGCCCCGTTCCGGGGCCGACCTGCGGCGGCCCCGGGCCCGGCGTGACCGGCCGTCTACAGTGCGGACGTGGCCGTACCCGGATCATCCGCCGACGAGGACGACGAGCTGCCGGTCGACGTCCGGATCGCCGCCGCGCTGACCCTGACCACCGACACCCCTTCCGCGACCGCCCTCGCGCTCCTGGACGACCGCCGGATCGCCGCGCAGTGGTCGTCCGGGCTGCTCCTCGCCGGATTCGTGCTGCTCGCCGTCCTCGCGCTGCTGTCCGGCCGGGCCGACGGCACCGGACCGACGGTGCTCACCGCCGGTGCGCTCGCGGTGGCGCTCGGGGGCGGCCTGCGGCGATGGCGGATCGAACGCGCCCGGTCGCGCGCCCGGACCGCGGACGCCGCGTTGCCCCGGGCGGAGCGCCTGCTGCTGCTGGCCGGCATCCACCGCGGCCGGCAGGCCAACCGGATCCCGGTGCCGCTGCTGCGGGAACTCGCGCGGTGGCGCGCGGACGCGGCCGTCCCGGAGCTGCTGATGCTCGTCGGTGCGTCCACGGCGCTCTACCTGCCCGGGTGGCAGGACGTCCTGTCCGAGGTGTCCGGGTGGCGGATCGTCGGCGCCGTGGTCCTCGTCGGTGCGCTGGCCCTCCTGGTCGGCACCACGCTGCGGGAACGGGCGCGCTGCCGAAGGTTCCTGGCCGACTCCGCCGGCTGGGGATCCGCCGGAGGCGACGCGGCAACCGCGATCTGACGGTCAGCCGCTGAGCTGCAGATCGAGGGTGCCCGTCCAGCGCCGCTCGGTCATCATCGCCCGCCCGGTGTCCAGAACCCGTGCGCCGCCCGACATCTCCCACCCGACGACCCCGACGAAGCGCCGGGTGGCGGTGTCGGTCTCGGGTACCCACCACTCACCGACCGACGCGCCCGCGTCCCGCAGGGCGGCGGCGGCCGTCGCCAGCAGGCGTCCGCCGTGTCCGCGACGGGCCCACGCCGGACGGACGTGGAGCACCAGGATCCGGCCCGTCGTGCGGTCGTCGGGATCGACCGCGGCGTGGACGAAGCCGACGGCCTCCGCGCCTTCCGTGGCCATCAGCACGGTCTGACTGGTGGCGTGCAGCGCCGCGGTCCACGAGGCGGCGAGCTGCGCGGCCGGGGTCTGGAGGACGTCGTCGGGCAGCAGGCCGGAGAAGGCGGTCCGCCAGACCTCGAGCTGGATCCAGGCCATCGCGAGACCGTCCCCGGCGACGGCCGGGCGGACCTGCGCCTGTGCCATCCGTCGATGATGACATTCCGCGGCCCCGGGCCGCAGCGACCGACCCGACGGAGGCGGTGGGCGGTTCGCGAGGTGTGGCCTGCGTCGCCTTTCTTGCTCGGTTTATCCGCTCTTGACATAGTTCACCGGGGCGACCTCCGTTCGGGGTGCGATCACGTCGTCAACAGGGTGAGACTCGACCACCCGGGTCAGCAGAGGAGCAGGCATGCGGTTCGACGGCGTCGGTACATGGGTGCGGCCGAACAGGCGGCGATTCCTGGGTACGGCGATCGCCCTGGGGGTCGGGGTGGCCCTGCCGCGGACGGCCGCTGCGGCGCCGGCCGTCGGTACCCGGATGGCCGCGGCACCGTCCGACGCGGCGACCGCCCTGCTGCCCGACGTGCCCTGGCACCTGACCGCGCGCCCCTGGCAGCCCTCCGGGCAGGACGCCTCGGGCTTCCTCGACGTCGGTGAGTGGATCGCCCGTGAGCACGCCCGGCACCAGGCCGACGACGGCTCCATCCTGGACGCCTACTCCGGTCGCGAGCAGCAGTACCAGACGCCGTACTTCGCGGTGTCGGTGGCGATGCTGGTCACCCACGGCCGCGCGACCGACCTGCTGCCGCAGGGGATCGCGGCCATGGAGCGGGCCACCGCCGCGCTGTCGCAGGGACGCTCGCGCATCCCGGAGAACCACGGCGAGTTCTACGTGGCCGCGGTGGCCAAAGCGCTGCCGCTGTACCGGCCGCACGTGCCCGCCGCGCAGTACGACGCCTGGCGCACCCGGCTGGCCACGCCTCTGGGATCCATCCTGCAGGGACTCAGCCACAACTGGCGCACTTACGCGATGAAGGGCGAGTGGCTCCGCGCGAAGAACGGTCTGGTCGACCGGGTCCTGGCGACCGCCTGGATCGAGGCGAGCTGGCTCGGCTCGCAGCGGGCGCGCCTGCAGGGGACCCGCTGGAACCAGTACGCGGACCGCTCCGGCACCCCGGACACCCACGTCTACGACGCGGCCGCCCGCAGCAACCTGTTCGCCCTCATCACCGAGGGGTACGACGGCCCGTCGGCGCCCGGGATGACCGCCCTGCTCGAGCGGGGTGCGCTCACCAGCCTGCTCATGCAGGAGCCGTCCGGCCAGAACCCGGCCGGCGGCCGCTCCGGCGACCACGTCTGGAACGACGTGTACTCGGGCAACGTCTTCGCCCAGATGGCCGAGCACCACCGTGAGAGCGACCCGCAGCTGGCCGGCCGCTACCGGCGGGCGGCGTTGATGAACCTGGCGAGCCTTTCCCGGTGGCGCCGTCCGGAGGGCGCCTACTCGGTCACCAAGAACCACTTCGACCCCGCGGACCGGGTCGGCTACGCGAGCTACAGCTGGTTCCAGAACTACAACGGCAACGTGATGTTCCATTCGCTGGAGTCGTTCGAGTCGGCCGCCGCCGAGGTGGCCGCCGTCCCCGAGCAGCCGGTGCCAGCGGAGATCGGCGGCTACGCGTTCGCCACCGATCCCGCGGTGTTCGGCAGCGCCTTCGCCAACGCCGGCGGCATGCACATGCAGGCCGCGCTGGTGGGGGCCGACGAGGTGAGCTACGGCCAGTACTGGACGGTGCTCGGCGTGACCCGCTTCGGGCGGGCGGGCTGGGACGGCCGTCTCGGGCCGTCCAACGGCGTCCGGGACCCCGGGTCGGGCCGTGCGGTGAGTTTCGCCCCGAGCTTCCCGGAGAACGGGGGTTGGTCGCGGCTGGGTGAGCTCGCGGACCGTTACGAGGGCACGGCGTCGTTCGAGTTCGTGCACCCGCTGCTGGTGCGCTGGGCCATCGACTACGCGCCGGCCCGCGGCCGCTCGGGGCCGGCGTTCCGCCACGAGTTCGTGGTGACCCCGGACGGCGTGCTGGCCACCTTGACGTCCGACACCACCGCCTTCGGGGTGACCCTGCCCGTGGTCGAGAACGACGGCCGCCCGCTGGACGTCGACTACGCCGGCGGGGTCGCGTCGACGTCCTACCCGTGGCGCACCGACGAGCAGCACTTCATCGCGACGCAGCCCGCCGCCCGCCTCGACGCCGGCACCGCCGTGGTCCGCGGCGGCATCGGTGACGTCCGCCCGGTGCAGCTGACGGTCCCCGGCGCGACCACCGCCGAGGTGTTCGTCTACCCGCGCAGCGCCGGGGACCCGTCCGCCGCCGAGGTGCGGTCCAGCTTCACCCGGTCCGGCGACGACTTCTCGACTGTCGTGGGGCGGGTCCGCGGCACCCTCTACGTCGGGCGGACCTCGGCCGGCGGCTTCGGCACCGACCTCGACCTCGACGGTGACGGCACGCCCGACGCGCACTTCGACACGGCCTGCAACTTCGTCCTGCAACTCGACGGCGGCACCGTGACCGCGGTGGAGGCCGACCGGCCGGTCACCGCCACCGTCCAGGGCCGGCGCATCGCGCTGCAGGCCTACGTGCCGCTCACCATGGCGGACGCGCCGGTCACCGTCGGCGTGACCGCCACCGCCAGCAGCGCCCAGAACGGCCGGCCGGCCGCGGCCGTGCTCGACGGCGACCCGGCCACCCGGTGGTCGGCGTCCGGCCTGGACGAGACCCTGACGCTGGATCTCGGGTCGGTGCAGGCGGTGTCGGGCGTGCGGCTGGCCTTCTACCGCGGGGACGTCCGGACCGCGACCTTCGACCTGCGCACCTCCGTGGACGGTGCGTCGTGGACGCCGGCGGGTGCCGGCCTGGTCAGCGGCGGCACCTCGACCGACGCCGAGACGTTCACCCTCGGTGGTGTGCGGGCCCGCTACGTGCGGGTGGTCAACCGGGGCAACTCGGAGAACTCCTGGATCGCCGTCACCGGCGCGGAGGTCGTCACCGCCTGACGGGCGGCCGGGCGAACCCCGGTCCGGCCGCGGGAGCCGTCCACCCCGTCCGGGCGCGGGGACGGTCGGACCCGGTCCGCCCCGGGGGACGGTCGGACCCGTCCGGGCGGCTCGACTGTCGGCCCCGGATGAGAGCATGCCGGGGTGCCGACCGTCAGCCCCACCGTCCGGACCCTGACCGCCGCCCAGGCCCGGCGGCTGGCCATCGCCGCGCAGGGTCTCGGCCGCGCCCGCCCGCTCGACGCACCGCCGGCCAGCCGGCTCCAGGTACAGCGGGCGGCGGCCGGGCAGGGACTGCTGCAGATCGACTCGGTCAACGTCCTCGCCCGGGCGCACTACATGCCGCTGTTCTCCCGGCTGGGCCGCTACGACACCGCCCACCTCGACGACGCGGTGTGGCCCACGGCCCCCGGCGTCACCGGGCGCCGGCCGCGACTGCTGGTCGAGGCCTGGGCACACGAGGCCTCCATGGTGCCGTTGGACGTCTGGACCAACCTCTGGTGGCGGCGTCGCGACCACGCGCTCGGACGCTGGAACTCCGCGATCCGGCTCGCCCGCGAGCATCCCGGGGCGCTGGACGAGGTGCTCGCGACGATCGACGAGCACGGTCCGATGACGGCGGGCCAGGTCGAGCAGCACCTCGAGAAGGGCCGGGGCGCCGGCGGCTGGTGGGGATGGTCGGCCACCAAGACGGCGTGCGAGGTGCTGTTCGCCGCCGGGTCGATCGCCACCGCCCATCGCCGCGGGTTCGAGCGCTGGTACGACCTCACCGAGCGGGTGCTGCCGGCGGCGGTGCTGGCCGCCCCGCAGCCGGACGAGACGGACGCCAAGCGCACCCTCGTCGAGATCGCCGTCCGCCGGTGCGGTGTCGGCACGCTGGCCGACATCGCCGACTACTTCCGGATGAGGACCGCCGACGTGGCCGTCGCGCTGACCGACCTGGTGGACGCCGGCGTCGTCGAGCCGGTCGCCGTCGACGGCTGGCGGGAACGCGCCTGGCGGCACGTCGACGTCCGGACCCCGCGGGCGGTCGACGGTGCGGCACTGCTGTGCCCGTTCGATCCGCTGGTCTGGTTCCGGCGCCGCACCGAGCGGCTGTTCGGGTTCCACTACCGCATCGAGATCTACACCCCGCAGGAGAAGCGGGTGTTCGGGTATTACGTGTTCCCGCTGCTGATCGACGACGCGCTCGTGGCGCGGTTCGACCTCAAGGCCGACCGGCAAGCCGGTGCCCTGCTCGTCCAGTCGTCCTGGCTCGAGCCCGGCCGGTCCGCTGACCAGGTCGTTCCCACCGCCCGCGCGGAGCTGCGCCGGATGGCCGACTGGCTGGGGCTGCCCGACGTGGTGGTCAGGCCCAGCGGTGATCTGGCACTAGCGTTGGGCGGGTGACGAGTCGCATCCCCGCCGGCGTCGCCGCCGGTCATCCGGCCACCGCGACCGCCGGCCACCAGGTCCTCACCGCGGGTGGCAACGCCGCCGACGTCGCGTGCGCGATGATCCTGGCCGGTTGTGTCGCCGAGACGATCTTCACCGGTCTCGGTGGTGGCGGGTTCGCCACCTACTACGACGCGGCCAGCGGCACCGTGACGTGTCACGACTTCTTCGTCACCGTACCGGGTCTCGACGGGACCGTCGCCGGCAAGGGTGCGGGGATCGCGGTCACCTTCGGGGGTGGCGTCCCGGTGCCCTACGACGTCGGTGGCCCGACGGTCGCCGTCCCCGGGACGCCGGTGGGCGTGGAGACGCTGCACCGCCACCACGGGTCCCTGGACTGGGCCGACATCGTCCGCCCGGCACGGGATCTGGCGGTCGCCGGCACGGAGTTCCCGCAGCAGCACGCCGCCCTGCTGACCGAGGTGTACCCGGCGTTCATGCTCGACGCCGGCGTCGCCGCCTACTCGACGGACCAGGCGGGTGAGCGGCGGCTGCTGCAGGCCGGTGAACGGTTGTTCCACGACGGACTCGCCGAGACCCTCGACGGCTACGCACGACACGGCTCCGCGCACCTGATGTCCGGTGCCTTCGCCGACGAGCTCATCGCGCGGGTCCGCGCCGACGGCGGCGCGATGTCGCACCAGGACCTGCAGGCGTACCGCTCGCACCACCGTCCGGCCACGGCGACGCCGTTCGCGCAGGCGGTCGTGCACCTGCGGGGCGACGACCTCGACGACATGGGGGCCACCCTGGCCCGACTGGATGTCGACGCGGTCCGGGCCGGCGGCGCGTCCCGGTCGCGGGCGTTGATCGCTGCGCTGGCCGGGGCGCCGAAGCGGTCGGACACCACGTCCTGTGTGGTCGTCGACGCCGCCGGCAATGCCTGTGCCGCAACCCATTCGCTCGGCCTCGGCTCGGGTGTGTGGGTCGGTGGGGTGCACGGCAACTCGATGATCGGCGAAGGTGAGCTGCTGCGCGGGCCGCTGGTTCCCGGCGAGCGGATGGGTTCGATGATGACACCGCTCGTCGCGCTGGACGAGGACGGCCAGCTGCTGCTGGCGGGCGGGGCGGCCGGCGGCAGCCGGATCCGCTCGTCGCTGCTGCAGGTGATGACCGCGGTGCTCGTGGAGGGCCGGCCCGTCGCCGAGGCCATCGCCCGGCCCCGGATGGCCTTCGGCGGCACCCTG is drawn from Nakamurella deserti and contains these coding sequences:
- a CDS encoding discoidin domain-containing protein, with amino-acid sequence MRFDGVGTWVRPNRRRFLGTAIALGVGVALPRTAAAAPAVGTRMAAAPSDAATALLPDVPWHLTARPWQPSGQDASGFLDVGEWIAREHARHQADDGSILDAYSGREQQYQTPYFAVSVAMLVTHGRATDLLPQGIAAMERATAALSQGRSRIPENHGEFYVAAVAKALPLYRPHVPAAQYDAWRTRLATPLGSILQGLSHNWRTYAMKGEWLRAKNGLVDRVLATAWIEASWLGSQRARLQGTRWNQYADRSGTPDTHVYDAAARSNLFALITEGYDGPSAPGMTALLERGALTSLLMQEPSGQNPAGGRSGDHVWNDVYSGNVFAQMAEHHRESDPQLAGRYRRAALMNLASLSRWRRPEGAYSVTKNHFDPADRVGYASYSWFQNYNGNVMFHSLESFESAAAEVAAVPEQPVPAEIGGYAFATDPAVFGSAFANAGGMHMQAALVGADEVSYGQYWTVLGVTRFGRAGWDGRLGPSNGVRDPGSGRAVSFAPSFPENGGWSRLGELADRYEGTASFEFVHPLLVRWAIDYAPARGRSGPAFRHEFVVTPDGVLATLTSDTTAFGVTLPVVENDGRPLDVDYAGGVASTSYPWRTDEQHFIATQPAARLDAGTAVVRGGIGDVRPVQLTVPGATTAEVFVYPRSAGDPSAAEVRSSFTRSGDDFSTVVGRVRGTLYVGRTSAGGFGTDLDLDGDGTPDAHFDTACNFVLQLDGGTVTAVEADRPVTATVQGRRIALQAYVPLTMADAPVTVGVTATASSAQNGRPAAAVLDGDPATRWSASGLDETLTLDLGSVQAVSGVRLAFYRGDVRTATFDLRTSVDGASWTPAGAGLVSGGTSTDAETFTLGGVRARYVRVVNRGNSENSWIAVTGAEVVTA
- a CDS encoding winged helix-turn-helix domain-containing protein — encoded protein: MPTVSPTVRTLTAAQARRLAIAAQGLGRARPLDAPPASRLQVQRAAAGQGLLQIDSVNVLARAHYMPLFSRLGRYDTAHLDDAVWPTAPGVTGRRPRLLVEAWAHEASMVPLDVWTNLWWRRRDHALGRWNSAIRLAREHPGALDEVLATIDEHGPMTAGQVEQHLEKGRGAGGWWGWSATKTACEVLFAAGSIATAHRRGFERWYDLTERVLPAAVLAAPQPDETDAKRTLVEIAVRRCGVGTLADIADYFRMRTADVAVALTDLVDAGVVEPVAVDGWRERAWRHVDVRTPRAVDGAALLCPFDPLVWFRRRTERLFGFHYRIEIYTPQEKRVFGYYVFPLLIDDALVARFDLKADRQAGALLVQSSWLEPGRSADQVVPTARAELRRMADWLGLPDVVVRPSGDLALALGG
- a CDS encoding gamma-glutamyltransferase; translated protein: MTSRIPAGVAAGHPATATAGHQVLTAGGNAADVACAMILAGCVAETIFTGLGGGGFATYYDAASGTVTCHDFFVTVPGLDGTVAGKGAGIAVTFGGGVPVPYDVGGPTVAVPGTPVGVETLHRHHGSLDWADIVRPARDLAVAGTEFPQQHAALLTEVYPAFMLDAGVAAYSTDQAGERRLLQAGERLFHDGLAETLDGYARHGSAHLMSGAFADELIARVRADGGAMSHQDLQAYRSHHRPATATPFAQAVVHLRGDDLDDMGATLARLDVDAVRAGGASRSRALIAALAGAPKRSDTTSCVVVDAAGNACAATHSLGLGSGVWVGGVHGNSMIGEGELLRGPLVPGERMGSMMTPLVALDEDGQLLLAGGAAGGSRIRSSLLQVMTAVLVEGRPVAEAIARPRMAFGGTLVHLEPGFPPETAAALAADGYQILDWANRAPYFGGVSMATRSGLAADPRRGGFAIPL